The DNA segment ACGGCGGCGCGCACAAGATAAACAATTGCCTCGGACAGGCCCTGCTGGCGAAGAAGGCGGGAAAGGAGCGCCTCATCGCGGAGACGGGCGCGGGTCAGCACGGCACCGCGACCGCGATGGTCGGCGCGCTCTTCGACCTGCAGACGGAGGTCTACCAGGGGAAGAAGGACGTCGAACGCCAGCGGATGAACGTCTTCCGGATGCGCCTCATGGGTGCGGAGGTGAACGAGGTCACCCGCGGCGGCGCGGGGCTGGCCGACGCCGTCGACGCGGCGCTAGAGGACCTGGTCGAGAACGTCGAGGACACGCACTACCTCGTCGGGAGCGTCGTCGGGCCGGACCCCTTCCCGCGGATGGTCAGGGACTTCCAGTCCGTCCTCGGCGAGGAGGCCCGCGAACAGTTCGTCGAGCGGACGGGTGACCTGCCCGACGCCGCGGTCGCCTGCGTCGGCGGCGGGTCGAACGCGATGGGCCTGTTCCACGCCTTCCGCGACGACGAGGTCGCCCTCTACGGCGCCGAAGGTGGTGGCAAGGGCGCCGCATCGACCCAGCACGCCGCGCCGCTTTCGGCCGGGCGGGACGACGTCATTCACGGCATGAAGACCCGCGTCATCGACGAAGACGTCGAGGTCCACTCCGTCTCCGCCGGCCTCGACTACCCCGGCGTCGGCCCCGAACACGCCATGTTCCGCGACGAGGGGCGAGTCACCTACGAGGCCGTCGACGACGACGCCGCACTCGCCGCCTTCCGCGAACTCAGTGAGACCGAGGGCGTCATTCCCGCCCTGGAGTCGAGCCACGCCGTCGCGCGGGCGATCCAGCTCGCCGAAGACGGCGACCACGACACCATCCTCGTCAACCTCTCCGGTCGCGGCGACAAGGACATGGAGACCGCGGCGAAGAAATTCGACTTCGCCTGAGTAGGGGGTGTGAACCCAACGATACGTCGCGACGACGGCTCGTCGCTCGTACAACCCCGCATCAATACGTCTCGACCGAAACGCCGAGCGCCTCGAAATCAACGACGGTTCCGGTGAGAACGGACTCGTCGAGACTCTCCGCCGTCGCCCCGATGAGCGCGTCGTTCCAGCTGACGCCACACCGGCCGCCGTTTTCGTCGTCGGCTTCTGCGAGGAGCGTACCGGCGATCCGGGCGATCTCCTCGTCGGCGTCGACGCGAGGGTAGCCGAGAAGGTGATTTCGCAGCTCGTCGACGGTGACGGTGCTGCGTTCGGTCGCCGCGCCGTAGTACGCCTCCGCCAGGACCGGGGCCAGAACCCACTGCATCTCTCCGTCGTCGACGAGTTCGACGCCGCGGTCAGGAGTTCCGCTCGCAAATTTCGATGGGTAAGCGAGAGCGAGGCATTACTCGGGCGGGTCGCCGTCGGCACCGAAACCGCTCCCGTACCGGTCGACGATTTCCGTGACGGTGACTTCGTAGGCGTCGTACCACTCGGTCCACCGTTGCTTCGCCAGTTCGTGATCCGAATCCGAGCCGAACGCGTCGAGCGCGTCCTGCGACTCCCAGTAGTAGACGACGAGCACCTCGTCGCTATCCGGATCGTGCCAGGTGCGTTTGCCGCGATACGCGTCCGACTGCTCGGCGACGGCCTGGATCGCGTCGTTCAACTCGTGGAATTCCGCGTCGTACTCTCCCGGATCGATCCGAAACGTGACGAGGTACATCGATACCCGTACACTCGCTTCCGCGGAGAAGAAGGTGGCCGTCCGTCGGCGAAGCGTCGTCGCGACACCCCGTTTCGAGACGGCCCTCGATACGACACTACAGGACGCCGGCAGACCGATTCACGCATCGAACCCGACCGCAAACGGGAGTGCGACCGGGCGGGTCCGCGACCGGAAGCGTTCTCGTGCCTGCGACGCATCCACCGACTGGAAGCGCTCGCGCACGTACGCTGATCGAACGAAGCCACGACCCCCGCCGTATCGCGTCGCGTCTCGGCTGGCCGTTCGCGACGGTCGCCATCTCCGTCGATCACGTGGACCCTCCAAAACCACCGATCGACGGTGCCACCGCCGTCGAGACCGCTGCCGGCGACAGTGAAACCACTGACGACGACGGAGACGGCGCTGGCGACACGCTGGCGATGTCGAGACGGTTCTCGAGAACAGAGTCGAGACGCGACGCTACCGGGACCGAGCGCGTGAGGGCTCGTAAGAGACGTTTATGTCTCGCGGGGCGGTACGGAATCATGGCTTCAGCCGATCAGGTTGGAAGCCACCGTCTCGGGTGTCTTCAGCACCCGGGACATTTCGCGCACGTCCCCTGGCGACGACCGATGGAGACGACGGCTTCCGGATTAGGCTACGACGGGTAGTGACATATATCCGACTCTAACTGACCGGGTTTTGGATCGCGAAAGCCGTTCGGACGGGATCGTAGAATTGCATCCCGACAGCGAAACGAGGTTCAGATCGTGCAAGAAAGAGCGGAACCGAGCCGGTATTCTCGAACGTCTGGATGGACGACTAGTGAAACGCGTCTTCGAGTCGGCGATGAGTGCGGAACTGACCACGTTCGCGTCGACATCCACTCATTCGTCGACCCTACACCGATTCCTCTTCGTCGCGCTTGCGCCCGCTTTCGTTGATCTTATCGGCTATTTCCTGCACGTCGCTCCCTGTGAGCCCGCTCTCGCTCGTGAGTGCGTCCATCACTTCGAGTGCGTCGACCGTTTCCTGGATGGCCAGCCGAATGACTGCACTCCTGGCGAAGCGACATTCGTTTTTCTGAGAGGGGCAGTGATACCTGCTCTCCATCCCGGATTCACGGGTCGACTGCGTTGGATTTCGAAGGCACGTCGCGCTCGATCCCGACTCACCCGAGCCTGTCCCGGATCGCGTCTGCCAACGCGTCCATCGCCTCGTCCGCTCGCGAGACGTCGTCGGTGAGACTCAGGAAGCCGTGGGTCATCGACGGGTAGTGATCGTGGCCGGTCTCGACGCCGTGATCGGCCAGCCGCTCGGCGTACGCCGCGCCTTCATCCCGAAGCACGTCGTAACCGGCGGTCACCACCGTCGCGGGTGCGACGTCGGCTACGTCCGGTGCGCGACAGACGGTCGCGAAGGGGTTGTGCTCGTCGACGGGGCTGCGGAGGTACTGGTCCCAGAACCAGCGGACGTCGGCCTCTGTCAAGAGGGGGCCGTCGCCGTGCTCGGCGTAGGACGGGCGACCGAAGCGACGATCGGTCATCGGGTACAGGAGGAACTGGCCGTCGAGGTCGAGTCCCCCGTCTCGCGCCCGGATCGCCGACGCGGCCGCGAGGTTCCCACCGGCGCTCGTCCCGGCGACGCCGAGGCGGTCGGGGTCACCGCCCAGTTCGTCGGCATGGTCGGCGGCCCACTCGAGGGCGGCGAAGGCGTCGTCCGTCGCGGCCGGGAACGGATGCTCGGGCGCGAGTCGGTAGTCCACCGAGAGGACCAGTGCGCCGGCGCGGCTGGCCAGTTCGCGACAGATGTTGTCCGAGGAGTCGAGCGTCCCGAGCGTCCAGCCGCCGCCGTGGGTGAAGACCAGCGTCGGCGGGTCCTCGCGGTCCGGCCGGTAGACGCGGATCGGCAGGTCGCCGCCGGGGCCGTCGATTTTGAGATCTCGTACCGTCCGCAGGTCGGGACTGGCCCCGCCGGAGAACACCTCGTCCTCGATGCGCCGCGCGCTGTCGACCGACAGCGCCGACCACTGGGGGACGCCGGCCGCCTCGATCTCGGCGACGACCGACGCGAGTTCCGGATCCAGTTCGTCCGTCGACGCGGCTTCTGGGTCGGACATACGGCCGACATCGGACGGGCGGTAGATGAGTCCTCCGCCCGACGGTGTCGGACGGACACCCGTCTAGAACAGTCCCGTCGAACTGACACCGAAGGTGCACACCAGCGGCGAAATTCGACCGTTCCGGCGTCGAACGCTACTTGTAGGTCGACGACGACACCCGACCACATGACCGGACGCGACGATGGGCCGACCACGGAGGCGGACGACGGCGGACACGATCACAACTTCGACACAGCGGCCGACGGCGGACACGAACACGACATCGAGGCGGGCCGTGAGTACGCCCGCGAGTGCGACGATTCCGATCCGCTCGCTGACTTCCGAAACCGCTTCGCCCTCCCGGACGCCTACTACATGGACGGCAACTCGCTCGGGCCCGTCTCCGACGCGGCCGAGGCGAGTCTGCAGCAGGCGGTCGACCAGTGGCGCGAGCAGGGGATCCGGGGCTGGACCGAGTCGGACCCGCCGTGGTTCTGGTACGGCGAACGCCTGGGTGACGAACTCGCGCCACTGGTCGGCGCCGACCCCGACGAGGTCGTCGTCGGCAACTCGACGACGATCAACATCCACACGCTGATCGGAACGTTCGTGGACGCGCTGGGTCCCGACGATCCACAGGGCGTCCTCGTCAACGACCTCGACTTCCCGACGGACCACTACGCGATCCAGTCCCAGCTGCGCCAGCGGGGGCTCGACCCAGACGAACACCTCCACCTCGTCGAGAGCCGCGACGGCCGGACGATCGAAACCGAGGACGTGATCGACGCGATGGACGCCCACGACGTGGGCATCGTCTTCATGCCCTCGGTGCTGTACCGCAGCGGGCAGCTGTTCGACCTCGAGACGATCACCGAGGCGGCCCACGAACGGGGGATCCTCGCCGGCTTCGACCTCGCGCACTCGATCGGCGTCGTACCCCACGACCTCTCTGGGATCAGCGTCGACTTCGCAGTCTGGTGTTCGTACAAGTATCTGAACGCTGGCCCCGGGGCCGTCGCGGGCCTGTACGTGAACGAACGCCACTTTGGCGAGGACCCCGCCCTCGCGGGCTGGTGGGGCCACGACAAGGAGACGCAGTTCGAACTGAACCTCGACTTCACTCCGGCCGACGACGCCGGTGCCTGGCAGGTCGGAACCGTCCCGGTCTTCAGCGCCGCGCCGCTGTTCGGCGCACTCGAACTCACGCACGACGCCGGCATCGAAGCGATCCGCGAGAAGTCCGTCGACCTCACATCCTACCTGATCGACCTCGTCGACGCACACCTCGCCGACCGCGGCGTCTCGATCGGGACGCCCCGCGATCCGGCCCACCGCGGCGGCCACGTCGCCCTGGAGCACCCAGAGGCCCGTCGCATCAGCGAGGCGCTGCGAGATCACGAAGTGATCGTCGACTTCCGCCCGCCGAACGTGATCCGCGTGGCCCCCGCGCCGCTGTACGTCCGGTACGAGGACGTCTACGACGTCGTCGAGATCATCGCCGACATCATCGACGAGGAGCGCTACGAGGCGTACGAGGCAGAGAACGAAGTGACGTAATCGGCGTACTGGTCAGTGACGAATCGGCAGGCCGAGAGAGTGTCGTGATCGGCGTACCGGGATCGACCGGTTCGAATCACCGCGTCTGGGCCGCCGTCTCCTCCTGCATCACCTGCAGGAACTCCATGTAGTCCGTTCCGCCGGTGCCGGTCGTGTCGCCGGTCACCTCGCGGATGTACTGGATGACCTGCCCGAAGTGGACCCGCCGGAAGGTGGCGAGCGCCTCGGTGCAATCGTTGTACGCTGCGGTGAGATCGTCACGACCCGTCTCGTCGACGTAGGCCCCGATCGCCGGCCCGCGATCGAACGCGTCGATGACCTCGCGGTGGGATTCCGGCATGTAGCTGCGCATGTCGGTGAGCTTCTCGATGAGCTCCGTGGTCTCGTGGTGGACGCCGAGTGCGGCGTCGATCGAGGGGAGGATCGAACTCTGGGCGCCGGATCCGCCGCGGTAGGTCCGCGCCTCGCCGTCGAAGTCGTCGACGCCCTCGTAGACGAGTTCGTCGAAGCCCTCGTAGTACGGACGGTACTCGTGGGCGAAGACCTCGGGATCGTTGCGCTCGGTCATCCGTCGCATGATCTCGGTCTGGGCGTCGATCGAGTCGGCGAGCGTCACCAGTTCGGACCGCAACGCGTCGGGGGTGCCGGCGCGTACGGCCTCCTGAGCGTTCGCGCAGGCGCGGATCGCCTCACCGGCGCGCGCTTCGATCGCGACGTGGATGGCGACGAACCAGCGCTCGTCGTCGTGGTCGGTGAACTGCAAGAGCGCCTCGAGGGACGTCGGGTCGGTGAGCCCGGCCTTCGGTTCCCGACGGGCCCAGTTGTGCAGACAGAGGAGATCGTACGAGAGGACGGGTTTTCGACCGAAGCGGCGCGACGTCTCGACGAGCGGGACGGCGACGGCTTCCGGCAGGCGGTCGACCGGATCGGCGTCGACCTGGTGGACGTACGCGCTCGCGAGGAAGCCGCTTTGTGTGCACAGCCGGATCGCCTCTCGATCGGACAGCGTGGCGATCGCCTCCGGCGAGATAGTCGGAAGCGCCTCGACGGCCGCTCGAAGTGAGCCGTCCGACAGCCGTCGAGACAGCGTGTCTCCGAGTCGATCGAAGGCCTCGAGGTTGGCTCCGAGGCGCGAATCGTGGTCGGTACGGTCGAACGCGCAGAGCGGATCCCGCTCGGGAAGAAATCCCCGGGCCGCAGAGATATCGTGCCGATCGAGCGCGGCTGGGGCGGAGCCAGACATTGCAGAAGCAGTACGAGACGATACGCCATCAATATTTGTCCATATAAAGACACATCGATGGCAGGCGATGCGAGGTACGACGGAGAGTCGGGCGGGAGTGTGAGGGAGTGGGCGTTCGGGCCCAGGTCACGACATCGATGTAAGGTACGGTACACCCATCGGACGGGAGTGGTTCGCTGTCTAACACACCTCGACGGCCGCTACCGTCAGGTATACGTGAGCACATTCCGAGCCTGTGTGTATGCAGGTAGGAATCGGACTGCCGAACACGCTAGACACCGACGGAGAGACGCTCCGGTCGTGGGCCCGGCGCGCCGACGACGGACCGTTCACGAGCGTCGGCGTCTTCGATCGGCTCGTCTACAGAAGTACTGACCCCCTGACGACGCTCGCGACCTGTGCCGGCGTCACCGAGGACGTGCAACTCGTCACCTCGATCGTCGCCGGCCCGTTGCGCAGCGACGCGTTGCTGGCCAAGCGAGCGGCGACCGTCGACCAGCTCTCAGACGGGCGGCTGTCCCTCGGGCTCGCCCTCGGTGCGCGCCGCGAAGACTACGAGATGGCAGACGCGAGCTTCGACGACCGCGGAAAACGCTTCTCGCGCCAGCTGAGTCGCCTCCGCGACATCTGGGAGGACGACGATATCGGCCCCGAACCGGCCACCGACGGCGGCCCGGAGCTGCTGGTCGGCGGCGACAGCGATCCGACGTTCAATCGAGTCGGCCGCTACGGTGACGGCTACATCCACGGCGGCGGCCCGCCGCGAGCCTTCGAACGGAAAGCGGAACAGGCCCGCGCCGCCTGGGACGAATCCGGCCGACCGGGCGATCCGGCGCTCTGGGGGCACGGCTACTTCGCCCTCGGCGAGGAGGCGGCCGAACGCGGTCGCGAGTACCTCCTCGACTACTACGCATTCACCGGACCCTTCGCCGAGACCATCGCGGACAGTCTGTTGACGACCCCCCAGGAGGTGCTCTCGTTCGTCCGCGGCTACGCCGACGCGGGCTGTGACGAACTCCTCTTGTTCCCCACCGTCGCCGACGACGAACAGTACGACGAACTGGAGACGCTCATCGAGACCGAGTGGCGGTGATACGATGCAGGTAACCGTCGTCGGCGGCGGTCCCGCCGGCCTGTACGCGAGTCTCCTGCTCAAGAAGGAGTACCCCGACTGGAACGTCACGGTCTACGAGCGCGACCCCGCGGACAACACCTACGGCTGGGGCGTCGTCTTCTCGGACGCGACGCTGTCGAACCTCAAAGAGGCGGACACGGTGAGCCACGAGCGGATCACCGACGCATTCGTCCGCTGGGACCCAATCGACGTCCACCTCAAGGGCGAGTCAATCCGCTGTGGCGGCCACACGTTCGCCGGCATCATGCGGGCGGACCTCCTCCAGCTCCTCCAGGAGCGCAGTCGGGAGGTCGGCGTCGAACTCATCCACGGCGAGACGATCGAGGAAGACGACGTCGACGAGCTGGCCGCGGAGGCCGACCTCCTGATCGGCGCCGACGGGCTCAACAGCACGGTCCGGGAGACTCACGAGGAGTCGTTCCGGCCGAGCGTCTCGGACGGTAGCGCCAAGTTCGCCTGGTTTGGGACCGCGAAACCCTACGACGTCTTCACGTTCATCTTCCGGGAGAACGAACACGGGCTCTGGCGTGTCCACGCCTACCCCGGTCGGATGAGCACCTTCATCGTCGAGTGTACCCAGGAGACCTGGGAGGCCGCCGGGCTGGACGAGAAAGGAGAAGAAGAGGCCCTCGCGTACTTCGAGGACCTCTTTTCGGATCACCTCGAGGGGTACGACCTGCAGAGCAAGCTCTACGGCTGGCGGAACTTCCCGGTCGTGTCGTGTGGCTCCTGGTCCAGCGGGGACGACATCGTCCTGCTGGGCGACGCCGCGCACACGGCGCACTTCTCGATCGGTTCGGGGACGAAACTCGCGCTGGAGGACGCCATCTCGCTACTCGATGGATTCCGTGAGCACGGCACCGACGTCCGGTCGGCGCTCAACTACTACGAGAAGGAGCGTCGTCCCCGTGTCGAAGGGTTGCAGGACGCCGCAGAGCGGAGCCAGACGTACTTCGAGAACGTCGAACGCTACTGGGACATGGAACCGGAGCAGTTCGCCTACAACATGCTGACGCGCAGCGGGCGGATCTCCTACGACAGTCTCAAACAGCGCGACGTCGGGTACGCCGACGACTACGACCGGTGGTTCGAAGCGAACGCGACCGATGCGGACGTCACGCCACTCGCCGCGCGTCAACCGCTGAACCAGTCGCTCACGCTCCGCGAGACGACCCTCGACAACCGGTTGACCGTCACCCGACCGCCGAGTAATGGGTCGACCGACGGCCGCCCGGGTGCCGACTATCTCGACGACCTCCGCGACCGGGCGCGCGACGGACCGGGCCTCCTGCTGACCGATCCCGTCGCCGTCAGCCCCGAGGGGCGGATCACACCGGGGACGCCGGGACTGTACGACGATTCGCACGTCGACGCCTGGGCCGCGTTCGTCGACGACGTCCACGCGGAGACGGACGCCGCGGTCGGGCTCCAGCTGGTCCACGCCGGCCGGCGCGGGGCCACTCGCCACCGCGAGTACGGACTCGACCGACCGCTCCCGTCGGGCGACCGCTGGGAGCTGTACGCCCCGTCCGCGAAGCCGTACGTCCCCGGCGGACCGAAACCGACGGCCGTGGACGCCGACGACTGCGACCGGATCCGCGACGACTTCGCCGAGGCCGCCGAGCGCGCGGCCGAAGCCGGGTTCGACTACCTGCAGCTTCACGCCGGACACGGCTACCTCCTCTCGTCGTTCCTCTCGCCGCTGACGAACGACCGCGAGGACGAGTTCGGCGGCTCGCTCGAAGCGCGGATGCGATACCCGCTCTCGGTCTTCGACGCGGTCCGTGAAGCCTGGCCGGACGAACGACCGCTCGGAACGGCGCTCCAGGCCACCGACTGGAACCTGAGCGGGCTGAAGACTCGCGAATCGCTCCAGGTCGCCCAGGCGCTCGCCGACCGCGACTGCGACCTGCTCTCGATCGTGGCCGGGCAGGCGACCGTTCGCGAGCGACCCCGCTACGACCCGACCGTCCTCGCCGACTTCACGGAGACCTACCGGAACGAGACCGGAGTCCCGGCGCTGTCGACGAACTACGTGACGACCTACGACGAGGTCAACACCCTCGTCGGCGCCGGCCGCGCAGATCTCTGCACCTACCGGCCCTGATCCGACCGCGGAGTCGATCCCGATCGAGGGTGCATCGGTCGATTGGGGTTCGAAACCGCCCCGTTCCCGGAGTGCCCGGACCGAATCAGCTATCGGTCGCCAGCCGACCCGATTCGACAGCCAAACCCGTGGACTGCAATGGCGCTTTCACCTAGCCGGTGGCTTATGCCGATCTTCGAGTACGTCTCGGTATGGACCGCCGCACCTACCTCGCAGGCGTCACCGCCGGATCGTCCGCCCTCTTCGCCGGCTGTAGCGCCGTCCTCGGCGACGGAGAGCCGTCCGCCGACGAGACGAACGGACCGGGTGACGATCCGGACGCGTACGACGTTCCGGGCGTCCTGGACACCCCGACCGTGGTCGACTTCGAAACCGCCCGACTAACGGCGAGCGTCGTCGGCGGTGGCGTGCACGTCGACGACAGGCTCTCCGGACGGATCGGGTTCGTGGAGCCGGCGACGCCGGAAGGCCCGGCTCGGCTGGTCGCGTCGCTCAGAAACGACGCGTCGTTCGCCGAAACCGTCTACGCGGAGCGGATCCCCTTCCTCGACAGCCCGACGACGGGGCGGACACGAGAGTACGACACGATGTACCTCGCCCCGACGGCCGAGTCGGACCTGGTGGCCGCCGCACCCGAGGCGACACGTGACGAGACCGGCCGGTGGCGGCTGGTCGAGGTCGGGTCGGACTGGTTCCCCGAGGCGGTGACGCTCGATCCGGGCGAATCGATCGAACTCGTGTATCGACTGCTGGGCCATCACGACGCGGACAGGGCGCCGATCGAGGCGGGTCGCTACCGGTTCGGCCACGGCGACGCGTCGTTCTCGATCGCGGTGTGGCCGACCGGCGAACCAGGCCCGACCGATCCGTCGACCCACGTCGGTGTCGACGTTCCGCGGCTCCCGACGCGTGGTGACGAGTCGACGAAACGAGCGACGCGCTGGTTCCACGAGGCGACGAGCGAGTCGGCGGTCTACCTGGAACCCGACGTCGAATCCATCGAGCTCCCCGGCCGCGTCGAGTTCGACTTCGTCAACCGGGCCCGCGAGTTGGCGACCGGCAATCCCTACTACTGGCGCCTCTACAAACTGGTCGACGAGCGGTGGTACCCCGTCTACCCCTGGGGCTGGAACACGCCGCTTTCGTCGGTCCCGCCGGGCGACGTCGACGAGACGGCACTGCACTGCTATCACGAGAACGCGCTCCCGACAGCCGACGGCCGGACGGTCGGCCACCTCGGCGGCGGACGGTACGCCTACACGGTGGATTACAGCGTCGATAACGAGTGGCACGCGGCCCTCTTCGACGTCGAAGCAGAGCCGATCACTGTCGACGTGGCGGACGACGCGACCGTGGCCGACGAGGGCGATCGACTCGTCGTGACGCTGCCGAATCACGCAGACGCGCGCGAACCGACGGCGGTGACCGTCAACCCCACCGGGTCGGCCGGCGAGCGGGTGATCCCCGAGCAGCTGGTTCGACGGCCCTTCCGCGCCTTCAGAAACGCACTCCCGCTGTTCGAACCCGGCGTCGAGCGCGTCGAGGTCCGGACGGATCGCGCCACCGGACTCGGACCCGTGGGGTACGAAACCGACGGAACCCGGACGATAAGCTACGACGGCCGAGTCTACGAGGCGACGGGTGACGAGATCGACTGACCCGAGGGAGAGACGAACGAGTCGAGTGGATCGACAGTCACACAGGTCGACGGCCGTAGCCTGCCGACATAGGAGCGTTTTTCACGCCGGTCGACTCATACCTGTGCATGCTCGACTACGTCTCGCTCGAGGACGACCTCGATGCCGAGGAGCGCATGATCCGCGACACCGCGCGTGAGTTCGTCGACGAGAAGGTCCGCCCCGACATCGCCGACCACTACGAGGCGGGGACCTTCCCCACCGATCTGATCCCCGAGCTCGGCGAGCTCGGCTTCTACGCCCCGAATCTCGAGGGGTACGGCCTTCCGAACGTCTCCGAGACGGCGTACGGCCTCCTGATGCAGGAGTTAGAGGCCTGCGACTCCGGCCTGCGCTCGATGGCGTCCGTCCAGGGCGCGCTCGTCATGTACCCGATCCACGCCTTCGGCAGCGACGACCAGAAGGACGAGTGGCTCCCGTCGCTGGGCGCGGGCGAGGCCGTGGGCTGTTTCGGTCTGACGGAACCCGAGCACGGTTCGAACCCGTCGGGGATGGAGACGTACGCTGAGCGGGACGCGGACGGCTACGTCATCAACGGCTCGAAGACCTGGATCACGAACGCCCCGATCGCCGACGTGGCGGTCATCTGGGCGCGCGATCGATCGGCCGACGGCGAACCGGTCCGCGGCTTCCTCGTCGAGACCGACCGGGACGGCTTCACGGCGACGAAACTCGACGAGAAACTCTCGCTGCGCGCCTCCATCACCGGCGAGATCGGCCTGAACGACGTTCGCGTCCCCGAAGAGAACGTCCTCCCCGGGGTCGAGGGCATGAAGGGGCCGCTGTCGTGTCTCACGCAGGCGCGCTACGGCATCGCCTGGGGCGCCGTCGGCGCCGCCCGCGACGCCTTCGAACAGGCCCGCGACTACGCGCTCGAACGCGACCAGTTCGACGGCCCCATCGCGCGCTTCCAGCTCCAGCAAGGGAAACTCGCCGAGATGGCCACCCAGATCACCACCGCCCAGCTGCTGGCCTACCGCCTCGCCGAGCTCAAAGAACGCGGCGACCTCCGCCCGCAGCACGTCTCGATGGCCAAACGAAACAACGTCCGCATGGCCCGCGACCAGTCTCGCGTCGCCCGCGAGATGTTGGG comes from the Halovivax cerinus genome and includes:
- the trpB gene encoding tryptophan synthase subunit beta, with the protein product MSSGTFGDYGGRHVPEPLEGPLSQLAEAYDEIGTSEAFQEEFRDHLREYAGRPTPLYHARNLSDRYDAEIYFKREDLLHGGAHKINNCLGQALLAKKAGKERLIAETGAGQHGTATAMVGALFDLQTEVYQGKKDVERQRMNVFRMRLMGAEVNEVTRGGAGLADAVDAALEDLVENVEDTHYLVGSVVGPDPFPRMVRDFQSVLGEEAREQFVERTGDLPDAAVACVGGGSNAMGLFHAFRDDEVALYGAEGGGKGAASTQHAAPLSAGRDDVIHGMKTRVIDEDVEVHSVSAGLDYPGVGPEHAMFRDEGRVTYEAVDDDAALAAFRELSETEGVIPALESSHAVARAIQLAEDGDHDTILVNLSGRGDKDMETAAKKFDFA
- a CDS encoding type II toxin-antitoxin system VapC family toxin; protein product: MQWVLAPVLAEAYYGAATERSTVTVDELRNHLLGYPRVDADEEIARIAGTLLAEADDENGGRCGVSWNDALIGATAESLDESVLTGTVVDFEALGVSVETY
- a CDS encoding antibiotic biosynthesis monooxygenase family protein is translated as MYLVTFRIDPGEYDAEFHELNDAIQAVAEQSDAYRGKRTWHDPDSDEVLVVYYWESQDALDAFGSDSDHELAKQRWTEWYDAYEVTVTEIVDRYGSGFGADGDPPE
- a CDS encoding alpha/beta hydrolase, whose protein sequence is MSDPEAASTDELDPELASVVAEIEAAGVPQWSALSVDSARRIEDEVFSGGASPDLRTVRDLKIDGPGGDLPIRVYRPDREDPPTLVFTHGGGWTLGTLDSSDNICRELASRAGALVLSVDYRLAPEHPFPAATDDAFAALEWAADHADELGGDPDRLGVAGTSAGGNLAAASAIRARDGGLDLDGQFLLYPMTDRRFGRPSYAEHGDGPLLTEADVRWFWDQYLRSPVDEHNPFATVCRAPDVADVAPATVVTAGYDVLRDEGAAYAERLADHGVETGHDHYPSMTHGFLSLTDDVSRADEAMDALADAIRDRLG
- the kynU gene encoding kynureninase, producing the protein MTGRDDGPTTEADDGGHDHNFDTAADGGHEHDIEAGREYARECDDSDPLADFRNRFALPDAYYMDGNSLGPVSDAAEASLQQAVDQWREQGIRGWTESDPPWFWYGERLGDELAPLVGADPDEVVVGNSTTINIHTLIGTFVDALGPDDPQGVLVNDLDFPTDHYAIQSQLRQRGLDPDEHLHLVESRDGRTIETEDVIDAMDAHDVGIVFMPSVLYRSGQLFDLETITEAAHERGILAGFDLAHSIGVVPHDLSGISVDFAVWCSYKYLNAGPGAVAGLYVNERHFGEDPALAGWWGHDKETQFELNLDFTPADDAGAWQVGTVPVFSAAPLFGALELTHDAGIEAIREKSVDLTSYLIDLVDAHLADRGVSIGTPRDPAHRGGHVALEHPEARRISEALRDHEVIVDFRPPNVIRVAPAPLYVRYEDVYDVVEIIADIIDEERYEAYEAENEVT
- a CDS encoding indoleamine 2,3-dioxygenase, which codes for MSGSAPAALDRHDISAARGFLPERDPLCAFDRTDHDSRLGANLEAFDRLGDTLSRRLSDGSLRAAVEALPTISPEAIATLSDREAIRLCTQSGFLASAYVHQVDADPVDRLPEAVAVPLVETSRRFGRKPVLSYDLLCLHNWARREPKAGLTDPTSLEALLQFTDHDDERWFVAIHVAIEARAGEAIRACANAQEAVRAGTPDALRSELVTLADSIDAQTEIMRRMTERNDPEVFAHEYRPYYEGFDELVYEGVDDFDGEARTYRGGSGAQSSILPSIDAALGVHHETTELIEKLTDMRSYMPESHREVIDAFDRGPAIGAYVDETGRDDLTAAYNDCTEALATFRRVHFGQVIQYIREVTGDTTGTGGTDYMEFLQVMQEETAAQTR
- a CDS encoding LLM class flavin-dependent oxidoreductase; this encodes MQVGIGLPNTLDTDGETLRSWARRADDGPFTSVGVFDRLVYRSTDPLTTLATCAGVTEDVQLVTSIVAGPLRSDALLAKRAATVDQLSDGRLSLGLALGARREDYEMADASFDDRGKRFSRQLSRLRDIWEDDDIGPEPATDGGPELLVGGDSDPTFNRVGRYGDGYIHGGGPPRAFERKAEQARAAWDESGRPGDPALWGHGYFALGEEAAERGREYLLDYYAFTGPFAETIADSLLTTPQEVLSFVRGYADAGCDELLLFPTVADDEQYDELETLIETEWR
- a CDS encoding FAD-dependent monooxygenase is translated as MQVTVVGGGPAGLYASLLLKKEYPDWNVTVYERDPADNTYGWGVVFSDATLSNLKEADTVSHERITDAFVRWDPIDVHLKGESIRCGGHTFAGIMRADLLQLLQERSREVGVELIHGETIEEDDVDELAAEADLLIGADGLNSTVRETHEESFRPSVSDGSAKFAWFGTAKPYDVFTFIFRENEHGLWRVHAYPGRMSTFIVECTQETWEAAGLDEKGEEEALAYFEDLFSDHLEGYDLQSKLYGWRNFPVVSCGSWSSGDDIVLLGDAAHTAHFSIGSGTKLALEDAISLLDGFREHGTDVRSALNYYEKERRPRVEGLQDAAERSQTYFENVERYWDMEPEQFAYNMLTRSGRISYDSLKQRDVGYADDYDRWFEANATDADVTPLAARQPLNQSLTLRETTLDNRLTVTRPPSNGSTDGRPGADYLDDLRDRARDGPGLLLTDPVAVSPEGRITPGTPGLYDDSHVDAWAAFVDDVHAETDAAVGLQLVHAGRRGATRHREYGLDRPLPSGDRWELYAPSAKPYVPGGPKPTAVDADDCDRIRDDFAEAAERAAEAGFDYLQLHAGHGYLLSSFLSPLTNDREDEFGGSLEARMRYPLSVFDAVREAWPDERPLGTALQATDWNLSGLKTRESLQVAQALADRDCDLLSIVAGQATVRERPRYDPTVLADFTETYRNETGVPALSTNYVTTYDEVNTLVGAGRADLCTYRP